A single Bosea sp. PAMC 26642 DNA region contains:
- a CDS encoding ABC transporter ATP-binding protein: protein MAQITLDKLAHAYKPNPQGPQDYALTEVDHVWRQGGAYALLGPSGCGKTTLLNIISGLVVPTRGRILFDGVDVTRLPTEARNIAQVFQFPVVYDTMTVRENLAFPLKNRGVERKLIEARVAEIAGLLDLTGVLDRKASHLGADAKQKISLGRGLVRPDVAAILFDEPLTVIDPHLKWQLRSMLKELHRKLDLTMIYVTHDQTEALTFADTVVVMHEGGVVQTGTPEELFQHPAHTFVGHFIGSPGMNVLPCAVSGALASLAGQTIALVRAYPALDAGRIELGIRPEYALLRPRGEGLPVRIRRIDDIGRVRIARVELDGLALAATVPDEANFDGDSAALALDPNQIHIYCDGHLVQGQPLHAASPATEGV, encoded by the coding sequence ATGGCCCAGATCACGCTCGACAAGCTCGCCCATGCCTACAAGCCCAATCCGCAGGGTCCGCAGGACTATGCCCTGACCGAAGTCGACCATGTCTGGCGCCAGGGCGGGGCCTATGCCCTGCTCGGTCCGTCCGGCTGCGGCAAGACCACACTGCTCAACATCATTTCCGGCCTCGTCGTGCCGACGCGCGGGCGCATCCTGTTCGACGGCGTCGACGTCACGAGGCTGCCGACCGAGGCACGCAACATCGCCCAGGTCTTCCAGTTCCCGGTCGTCTACGACACCATGACGGTCCGCGAGAACCTGGCCTTTCCGCTGAAGAACCGCGGCGTCGAGCGCAAGCTGATCGAGGCCCGCGTCGCCGAGATCGCCGGCCTGCTCGACCTGACCGGCGTGCTCGATCGCAAGGCAAGCCATCTCGGCGCCGACGCCAAGCAGAAGATCTCGCTCGGACGCGGGCTGGTGCGCCCCGATGTGGCGGCGATCCTGTTCGACGAGCCGCTGACGGTGATCGACCCGCATCTGAAATGGCAGTTGCGCTCGATGCTGAAGGAACTGCACCGCAAGCTCGATCTGACCATGATCTACGTCACCCACGACCAGACCGAGGCGTTGACCTTCGCCGACACGGTCGTGGTCATGCATGAGGGCGGCGTGGTCCAGACCGGCACGCCGGAGGAACTGTTCCAGCATCCGGCCCACACCTTCGTCGGCCATTTCATCGGCTCGCCGGGCATGAACGTCCTGCCCTGCGCGGTTTCGGGCGCGCTCGCCAGCCTCGCCGGCCAGACGATCGCGCTGGTGCGGGCCTATCCCGCGCTCGACGCCGGCCGGATCGAACTCGGCATCCGGCCGGAATACGCGCTTCTGCGTCCGCGCGGCGAGGGTCTGCCGGTGCGGATCCGCCGGATCGACGATATCGGCCGCGTCCGCATCGCCCGCGTCGAGCTGGATGGCCTGGCGCTGGCGGCGACAGTGCCCGACGAGGCGAATTTCGACGGCGACTCGGCCGCGCTCGCCCTCGATCCGAACCAGATCCACATCTATTGCGACGGGCATCTCGTGCAGGGCCAGCCCCTCCATGCCGCTTCGCCAGCCACGGAGGGTGTCTGA
- a CDS encoding carbohydrate ABC transporter permease, which yields MRKPVNQKAWFLVLPVLLIVAFSAVIPLMTVVNYSTQDSFGNNQFFWNGVGWFSELLDPKSDLGSRFYDSLWRNLAFSGIILAIQIPLGIVVALSMPREGWQVSVTLVLMALPLLIPWNVVGTIWQIFARGDIGLFGAAVNGLGIRYNYVSDPIAAWFTIIIMDVWHWTSLVALLCYAGLKSIPDAYYQAARIDGASRWAVFRTIQLPKMSRVLLIAVLLRFMDSFMIYTEPFVVTGGGPGNSTTFLSIELVKLALGQFDLGKAAALSIVYNLIILAVCWVFYTVMTAADARADANAGRA from the coding sequence ATGCGCAAGCCCGTCAACCAGAAGGCCTGGTTCCTGGTGCTGCCGGTGCTGCTGATCGTGGCCTTCTCGGCCGTGATCCCGCTGATGACCGTGGTCAATTATTCGACGCAGGATTCCTTCGGCAACAACCAGTTCTTCTGGAACGGCGTCGGCTGGTTTTCCGAACTGCTCGACCCCAAGAGCGACCTCGGCTCGCGCTTTTACGACTCGCTCTGGCGCAACCTCGCCTTCTCGGGAATCATCCTGGCGATCCAGATTCCGCTCGGCATCGTCGTGGCGCTGTCGATGCCGCGCGAGGGCTGGCAGGTCTCGGTGACGCTGGTGCTGATGGCGCTGCCGCTGCTGATCCCGTGGAACGTCGTCGGCACGATCTGGCAGATCTTCGCCCGCGGCGATATCGGCCTGTTCGGCGCCGCCGTGAACGGGCTCGGCATCCGCTACAACTATGTTTCCGACCCGATCGCGGCCTGGTTCACCATCATCATCATGGATGTCTGGCATTGGACCTCGCTGGTGGCGCTGCTCTGCTACGCCGGCCTGAAATCGATCCCCGACGCCTATTACCAAGCCGCCCGCATCGACGGCGCCTCGCGCTGGGCCGTGTTCCGCACCATCCAGCTGCCGAAGATGAGCCGCGTCCTGCTCATCGCCGTTCTGCTGCGCTTCATGGATTCCTTCATGATCTATACCGAGCCCTTCGTCGTCACCGGCGGCGGCCCGGGCAATTCCACCACTTTCCTGTCGATCGAACTGGTCAAGCTCGCGCTCGGGCAGTTCGACCTCGGCAAGGCCGCGGCGCTCTCGATCGTCTACAACCTGATCATTCTGGCCGTGTGCTGGGTCTTCTACACGGTCATGACCGCGGCCGACGCCAGGGCCGACGCGAACGCGGGGAGGGCCTGA
- a CDS encoding carbohydrate ABC transporter permease, which translates to MRGGRLILVLYLVGLMLPIYWLVNMSFKTNTEITNALTLWPQVFTFDNYRKIFTDPSWYNGYLNSLKYVALNTLLSISFALPAAYAFSRYRFLGDKHLFFWLLSNRMAPPAVFALPFFNLYSAIGLFDTPWAVALAHCLFNVPLAVWILEGFMSGVPREIDETAAIDGYSFPRFFVKIFLPLIASGVGVAAFFCFMFSWVELLLARTLTSVSAKPIAATMTRTVSAAGMDWGVLAAAGVLTLIPGALVIWFVRNYIAKGFALGRV; encoded by the coding sequence ATGCGCGGCGGTCGTCTTATTCTCGTCCTCTACCTCGTCGGGCTGATGCTGCCGATCTACTGGCTCGTCAACATGAGCTTCAAGACCAACACCGAGATCACCAACGCGCTGACGCTCTGGCCGCAGGTTTTCACCTTCGACAACTACCGCAAGATCTTCACCGACCCGAGCTGGTATAACGGCTATCTCAACTCGCTGAAATACGTGGCGCTGAACACGCTGCTCTCGATTTCCTTCGCCCTGCCGGCGGCTTACGCCTTCTCGCGCTACCGTTTCCTCGGCGACAAGCATCTGTTCTTCTGGCTGCTTTCGAACCGGATGGCGCCGCCGGCGGTGTTCGCGCTGCCCTTCTTCAACCTCTATTCGGCGATCGGCCTGTTCGACACGCCCTGGGCCGTGGCGCTGGCGCATTGCCTGTTCAACGTGCCGCTCGCGGTCTGGATCCTCGAGGGCTTCATGTCCGGCGTGCCGCGCGAGATCGACGAGACGGCGGCGATCGACGGCTATTCATTTCCGCGCTTCTTCGTGAAGATCTTCCTGCCGCTGATCGCCTCCGGCGTCGGGGTCGCGGCCTTCTTCTGCTTCATGTTCTCCTGGGTCGAACTCTTGCTGGCACGCACCCTGACCAGCGTCAGCGCCAAGCCGATCGCCGCCACCATGACGCGCACCGTCTCGGCCGCCGGCATGGACTGGGGCGTGCTCGCGGCGGCAGGCGTTTTGACGCTGATCCCCGGCGCGCTCGTGATCTGGTTCGTGCGCAACTACATCGCCAAGGGCTTCGCCCTGGGGAGGGTGTGA
- a CDS encoding DUF2160 domain-containing protein has protein sequence MDLAWMAWTWQTGLFFAGIASLLVLLTLLAIWRPETERVGALGIATTRGDRLFISLLGSAFIHLAWLGLVGPALGWASGLALLYAAAVFRWV, from the coding sequence ATGGATCTCGCCTGGATGGCCTGGACCTGGCAGACCGGTCTGTTCTTCGCCGGCATCGCCTCGCTGCTCGTCCTGCTGACGCTGCTGGCGATCTGGCGCCCCGAGACCGAGCGCGTCGGCGCGCTGGGCATCGCCACCACCCGTGGCGACCGGCTCTTCATCTCGCTGCTCGGCAGCGCCTTCATTCACCTCGCCTGGCTCGGCCTCGTCGGTCCGGCCCTGGGGTGGGCTTCCGGCCTTGCGCTCCTCTATGCCGCAGCGGTGTTCCGCTGGGTATGA
- a CDS encoding ABC transporter substrate-binding protein yields MAGPEEARKWIDSEFQPSTLDKAAQLKEMEWFINAAKPFAGMEINIVSETITTHEYEAKVLAKAFSEITGIKLTHDLIQEGDVVEKIQTQMQSGKNIYDGWINDSDLIGTHFRYKQATNLTDWMAGPGKDVTNPGLDVDDFIGKSFGTGPDGKLYQLPVQQFANLYWFRYDWFQRADLKEKFKAKYGYELGVPVNWSAYEDIAEFFTNDVKEIDGTKVFGHMDYGKKDPSLGWRFTDAWLSMAGNGDRGIPNGLPVDEWGIRMEGCRPVGSAIERGGDTNGPAAVYSIVKYVDWLKKYAPPQAQGMTFGESGPVPAQGSIAQQMFWYTAFTADMVKPGLPVMSADGKPKWRMAPSPKGAYWKDGMKLGYQDAGSATLLNSTPVERRKAAWLYLQFIVSKTVSLKKSHVGLTFIRETDIWDKSFTERAPALGGLVEFYRSPARVQWTPTGNNVPDYPRLAQLWWQNIGDASSGAKTPQAAMDALAAAQDSVMERLERSGVQGDCGPKLNPRTTAEEWFAKAEKAGTLAPQRKLANEKPKGETIDYDTLIKSWPASPPKKG; encoded by the coding sequence ATGGCCGGTCCCGAGGAGGCTCGCAAATGGATCGACAGCGAGTTCCAGCCCTCGACGCTGGACAAGGCCGCCCAGCTCAAGGAGATGGAATGGTTCATCAACGCGGCGAAACCCTTCGCCGGCATGGAGATCAACATCGTCTCGGAGACGATCACCACCCATGAATACGAGGCCAAGGTGCTGGCCAAGGCCTTCAGCGAGATCACCGGCATCAAGCTGACGCACGACCTGATCCAGGAAGGCGACGTGGTCGAGAAGATCCAGACGCAGATGCAGTCCGGCAAGAACATCTATGATGGCTGGATCAACGATTCCGACCTGATCGGCACGCATTTCCGCTACAAGCAGGCGACGAACCTGACCGACTGGATGGCGGGGCCCGGCAAGGACGTCACCAATCCAGGCCTCGATGTCGATGATTTCATCGGCAAATCCTTCGGCACCGGCCCCGACGGCAAGCTCTACCAACTCCCGGTCCAGCAATTCGCGAACCTCTACTGGTTCCGCTACGACTGGTTCCAGCGCGCCGACCTGAAGGAGAAGTTCAAGGCCAAATACGGCTACGAGCTTGGCGTGCCGGTGAACTGGTCGGCCTATGAGGACATCGCCGAGTTCTTCACCAACGACGTCAAGGAAATCGACGGTACCAAGGTCTTCGGCCATATGGACTATGGCAAGAAGGACCCTTCCCTCGGCTGGCGTTTCACCGACGCCTGGCTCTCCATGGCCGGTAATGGCGACAGGGGCATCCCCAACGGCCTGCCTGTCGATGAATGGGGCATCCGCATGGAGGGCTGCCGGCCGGTCGGCTCGGCGATCGAGCGCGGCGGCGACACCAACGGTCCGGCGGCGGTCTACTCGATCGTGAAGTATGTCGACTGGCTGAAGAAATACGCCCCGCCCCAGGCGCAAGGCATGACCTTCGGCGAATCCGGCCCGGTGCCGGCGCAGGGCTCGATCGCCCAGCAGATGTTCTGGTACACCGCCTTCACCGCCGACATGGTCAAGCCCGGCCTGCCGGTGATGAGCGCCGACGGCAAGCCGAAATGGCGTATGGCCCCCTCCCCCAAAGGCGCCTACTGGAAGGACGGCATGAAGCTCGGCTACCAGGACGCAGGCTCGGCCACCCTGCTGAACTCGACCCCGGTCGAGCGCCGCAAGGCGGCCTGGCTCTATCTCCAGTTCATCGTCTCCAAGACGGTCAGCCTGAAGAAGAGCCATGTCGGCCTGACCTTCATCCGCGAGACCGATATCTGGGACAAGAGCTTCACCGAGCGCGCGCCCGCACTCGGCGGCCTGGTCGAATTCTACCGCTCGCCGGCGCGCGTGCAGTGGACCCCGACCGGCAACAACGTGCCGGACTACCCGCGTCTCGCGCAGCTCTGGTGGCAGAACATTGGCGACGCCTCCTCGGGCGCGAAGACGCCGCAGGCGGCGATGGACGCGCTCGCAGCCGCCCAGGATTCGGTGATGGAGCGGCTCGAGCGCTCGGGCGTGCAGGGCGATTGCGGCCCCAAGCTCAACCCGCGCACCACGGCCGAGGAATGGTTCGCCAAGGCCGAGAAGGCGGGCACGCTGGCGCCCCAGCGCAAGCTCGCCAACGAGAAGCCGAAAGGTGAGACGATCGATTACGACACTCTGATCAAAAGCTGGCCCGCCTCGCCGCCGAAGAAGGGCTGA
- a CDS encoding ethylbenzene dehydrogenase-related protein yields MTEITNSPERPTPSPGPSSARLSHRAEGKASAGDMAPRKALPSSDVGTVVLHWIAAIAATVSLATGLRISADALDAVFSRWMAPILPQGEIWSVHILAGLTLFGAATGYLVYMGLSGLGGRIEWRRIKAIRLPSWKTRWLGINVMLHWLLYGLVVVLTTTGVLLYLGFGGWVVSIHLAAAVGMLAYTLAHIVAHFGYGGWRQLLRIFRPAALVPTIAQRSRRPLLIASIVALPAAVAVAGLDYTSRDTLVVAKAEAGPVLDGVLDDAVWRNARPVRVRTQQGANLGGQGESTVEIRAVHDGSKIHFAFRWYDPTRSLARLPLVKRQDGWHVVGENAGKADVVDFYEDKFAVIFSRSNALGGGGATHFGPKPLEDKPSSLNQRGLHYTTDGSVIDMWQWKASRGGLLGYMDDQYIGPPREATADEASQRARYQGGYWNDPGKAFYSYNFGFEGPGGYAGPVKPRRLPLDAAATMTKLGPFDEKNPDAIHAEGTVWWLTEATSAPYSEAADERIPVGTVMPGVIIMGDYEGDRAQIRAAARWMDGYWTLEASRDLKTGSRYDIDFETGAPIYVWVSVFDHTQTRHTRHPRPITLELR; encoded by the coding sequence ATGACCGAGATCACGAACTCGCCGGAGCGGCCAACCCCATCACCAGGCCCTTCTTCGGCCAGACTGTCCCACCGCGCCGAGGGTAAGGCCTCGGCCGGCGATATGGCGCCAAGAAAGGCGTTGCCGTCCAGCGATGTCGGTACGGTTGTGTTGCACTGGATCGCCGCCATCGCCGCAACGGTCAGCCTTGCGACAGGCTTGCGCATTTCAGCTGACGCGCTGGACGCCGTGTTTTCGCGATGGATGGCGCCGATACTACCGCAGGGCGAGATTTGGAGCGTGCACATCCTTGCCGGCTTGACGCTCTTCGGCGCCGCAACGGGCTACTTGGTTTATATGGGGCTGAGCGGCCTTGGCGGACGGATAGAGTGGCGCCGCATCAAGGCAATCCGGCTGCCGTCCTGGAAGACGCGCTGGCTCGGCATCAACGTCATGCTCCACTGGCTGCTCTATGGCCTCGTGGTGGTACTGACGACGACAGGCGTGCTGCTTTATCTCGGATTTGGCGGATGGGTGGTGTCGATCCATCTCGCCGCTGCGGTCGGCATGTTGGCCTATACCCTGGCGCATATTGTCGCCCATTTCGGCTATGGCGGCTGGCGTCAGCTCCTGCGCATCTTCAGGCCGGCTGCGCTGGTCCCCACGATTGCCCAACGCAGCCGGCGGCCCCTGTTGATAGCGAGCATCGTCGCGTTGCCGGCTGCGGTGGCCGTGGCTGGCCTCGACTACACCTCGCGCGATACGCTGGTGGTGGCAAAAGCCGAGGCGGGCCCCGTTCTCGACGGCGTGCTGGACGATGCCGTCTGGCGTAACGCCAGGCCCGTTCGGGTCAGAACGCAGCAGGGCGCCAATCTCGGCGGCCAAGGTGAATCGACCGTCGAGATCCGGGCCGTCCACGACGGAAGCAAAATTCACTTCGCCTTCCGCTGGTACGATCCGACGCGTTCATTGGCGCGCCTGCCTCTGGTCAAGCGCCAGGATGGCTGGCATGTCGTCGGCGAGAATGCCGGCAAGGCGGATGTCGTTGATTTTTACGAAGACAAGTTCGCCGTTATCTTCTCCCGCTCGAACGCCCTGGGCGGCGGCGGCGCAACCCATTTTGGCCCGAAGCCGCTGGAGGACAAGCCGTCTTCACTCAATCAGCGCGGGCTGCACTACACCACCGACGGTTCGGTCATCGACATGTGGCAGTGGAAGGCATCGCGAGGCGGCCTGCTGGGCTACATGGACGACCAATATATCGGCCCCCCTCGTGAAGCGACTGCCGATGAGGCGTCCCAGCGGGCCCGCTACCAGGGCGGCTATTGGAACGATCCCGGAAAGGCCTTCTACAGCTACAACTTCGGCTTCGAGGGACCGGGCGGGTATGCGGGGCCCGTCAAGCCGCGGCGCCTGCCGCTGGACGCCGCCGCCACCATGACCAAGCTGGGACCCTTCGACGAGAAGAACCCCGACGCAATTCATGCGGAGGGCACGGTGTGGTGGCTGACCGAGGCGACCAGCGCGCCCTACAGCGAAGCTGCCGATGAGCGTATCCCGGTGGGAACGGTGATGCCTGGTGTCATCATCATGGGGGATTATGAGGGTGACCGCGCCCAGATTCGGGCAGCGGCACGCTGGATGGACGGCTACTGGACACTCGAGGCATCGCGGGACCTCAAGACCGGGAGCCGCTACGATATCGATTTTGAAACGGGGGCACCGATTTATGTCTGGGTCTCCGTTTTCGACCATACCCAGACTCGCCATACGCGGCATCCGCGGCCGATCACTCTCGAACTGCGCTGA
- a CDS encoding 2Fe-2S iron-sulfur cluster-binding protein: protein MATPASLVVNGKPIRVAHGDVLLEAVMGAGISIPHDCSTGQCETCRVRVYDGEIDARGTQRGDTVLACQARISGNAVIEFDAVPEPIKLSGRVTAILPLSSDILEVTLSLARDFAYLPGQYVKCTFAGYPARDYSPTLRNDGTGERNELILQIRRLDDGVVSADLGGSIAVGHKISIHGPFGSAFHRPGNGRIILISTGTGWAPIWAIARASRYREPAREMVVIAGARDPRNLYMTDALAWLAGTGVGHVVATATGATLEGVMVGRPTDHLPALRADDTVHVAGSPEMVAAVQMLCEAAGATCHADAFVASATKRSFKDKFLGLFSGRNSGDAPSRPASS, encoded by the coding sequence ATGGCCACCCCGGCATCTCTCGTCGTCAATGGAAAGCCTATCCGCGTCGCGCACGGCGATGTCCTGCTGGAGGCCGTGATGGGCGCCGGCATCTCCATCCCGCACGACTGCAGCACCGGACAGTGCGAGACCTGCCGCGTGCGGGTCTATGACGGCGAAATCGATGCCAGAGGCACGCAGCGCGGCGATACCGTGCTGGCCTGCCAGGCCCGGATCTCCGGCAATGCGGTGATCGAGTTCGACGCCGTCCCAGAGCCGATCAAACTTTCCGGCCGGGTCACCGCGATCCTGCCCCTCTCGTCTGACATTCTCGAAGTGACATTGTCGTTGGCGCGGGACTTTGCCTATCTGCCTGGCCAATACGTCAAATGCACCTTCGCCGGCTATCCCGCACGCGACTACAGTCCAACCTTGCGCAACGACGGAACGGGCGAGCGCAACGAGCTCATCTTGCAGATCAGACGGCTGGATGACGGTGTCGTCTCCGCGGATCTTGGCGGCAGCATCGCCGTCGGCCACAAGATTTCGATACACGGTCCTTTCGGCAGCGCATTCCATCGTCCCGGGAACGGCCGCATCATCCTGATCTCGACCGGTACAGGTTGGGCGCCGATTTGGGCCATTGCCCGCGCTTCCCGATATCGCGAGCCGGCCCGGGAAATGGTTGTAATTGCAGGCGCCCGCGACCCGCGCAATCTGTATATGACCGACGCACTGGCCTGGCTGGCTGGAACCGGCGTCGGACACGTCGTGGCCACCGCCACCGGCGCAACGCTTGAGGGTGTCATGGTCGGCCGTCCGACCGATCATCTGCCTGCGTTGCGGGCTGACGATACGGTTCATGTCGCCGGCTCGCCCGAGATGGTGGCCGCGGTTCAGATGCTTTGTGAGGCGGCAGGCGCAACCTGCCATGCCGATGCCTTCGTCGCGTCGGCGACGAAGCGATCCTTCAAGGACAAGTTTCTTGGGCTGTTCTCGGGCCGCAACTCTGGGGATGCCCCTTCGCGACCGGCTTCGTCTTGA
- a CDS encoding PstS family phosphate ABC transporter substrate-binding protein gives MLQAIAESFRKVEPTIAVKVPPSIGSGGGITAVGSGSAALARVARVLTEAERARGLIYTPVARVPSAIYVHPAAAITQLSSQQLAAIYAGRIANWKDVGGVDQRIRVVRREEADSTLVVLRATMPGWKNLEFTERSKMAVSTQESVETVRLTEGAIGFGPYSRALDIGTRVVLIDGLHPSDPRYPSSVEFAYVHKQDEITPDAAKFIAFTTSPDMTQLIRSFGAIPAQQ, from the coding sequence ATGCTCCAGGCCATCGCTGAGAGCTTTCGGAAGGTCGAGCCGACGATCGCCGTCAAGGTGCCTCCGAGCATCGGGTCAGGCGGCGGCATTACCGCGGTCGGGTCGGGATCCGCAGCGCTTGCCCGTGTCGCCCGTGTTTTGACGGAGGCGGAGCGGGCGCGCGGACTGATCTATACGCCGGTCGCACGGGTGCCCAGTGCGATCTACGTCCATCCCGCAGCGGCGATCACGCAGCTCAGCTCACAACAACTCGCGGCGATCTACGCCGGCCGCATTGCCAACTGGAAGGACGTCGGCGGCGTCGATCAGCGCATCCGCGTCGTCAGGCGCGAAGAGGCCGACAGTACGCTGGTTGTCCTGCGTGCCACCATGCCGGGCTGGAAGAATCTCGAATTTACGGAGCGCTCGAAGATGGCGGTTTCCACGCAGGAATCGGTCGAGACGGTTCGCTTGACTGAAGGGGCCATCGGCTTTGGCCCCTATAGTCGGGCTCTCGATATCGGGACCAGGGTGGTGCTGATCGATGGGCTTCACCCTTCCGATCCCCGCTATCCCAGCAGCGTCGAGTTCGCCTATGTTCACAAGCAGGACGAGATCACGCCGGATGCTGCGAAGTTCATCGCCTTCACCACGAGCCCCGATATGACGCAGTTGATCCGCAGCTTCGGAGCAATCCCGGCGCAGCAGTGA